In the genome of Rubrivirga marina, the window GACGTGGCCCTCGAAACCGCCGACGTGGCGCTCATGGCCGACGACCTCTCGAAGCTCCCGTTCGCCGTCGGGCTCTCGCGGAAGGCCCGCGGGATCATCCGCCAGAACCTGTGGATGAGCCTCGGGATGGTCGCCTTCCTCGTTCCGGCTACGCTCTTCGGGCTCGGGATCGGACCTGCGGTCGCGCTCCACGAGGGGTCCACGCTCGTCGTCGTGTTCAACGCCCTCCGGCTCCTCGCGTACCGGGAGGCCGACGCATGACGCGGGCGGGACCCGGACCCAGGGTGAAGACCGCGTCACGTGAAGGTCCCTGCACCACGGTGCAGGCCCTACCCTGCCTCCGAACCCGCCCCGCGCCCCCATGACGCCCCGCACCATCGACGTCTACTCCGCCGACTGCCCCCTCTGCGCCGACGCCGTGGCGCTCGTCGAACGGCTCGCCCGACCCGACGACACGGTGACGGTCCGCTCCGTCAACGCCGAGGCCGTCGCGTCCGAGGCCGCCCGTCTCGGCGTCCGGTCCGTGCCCGCCGTCGCCGTCGACGGCGAGCTCGCGTCGTGCTGCCGGGCGGGCGGCGTGACCGAGGCCGGCCTCCACGCCGCGCTCGGCGCCTGAGGCCGTGGCCCTCACCCGCAGCGCCCTCGCCCGCGCCGCCGGCGTGGCCCCATCGGCCGTCCGCTACTACGAGCGGGCCGGGGTCCTCCCCGAGCCCGCCCGGACGGCCAAGGGGTACCGCGCCTACGGACCCGGCGACGTCGAGCGGCTCCGGTTCGTCCGGCGCGCCCAGGAGCTCGGGTTCTCGCTCGGCGAGATCGCCGGGCTCCTCGACCTCGCGGTCTCTGA includes:
- a CDS encoding thioredoxin family protein, giving the protein MTPRTIDVYSADCPLCADAVALVERLARPDDTVTVRSVNAEAVASEAARLGVRSVPAVAVDGELASCCRAGGVTEAGLHAALGA
- a CDS encoding MerR family DNA-binding protein, whose product is MALTRSALARAAGVAPSAVRYYERAGVLPEPARTAKGYRAYGPGDVERLRFVRRAQELGFSLGEIAGLLDLAVSEGDPCDDVRARAEAHHADVAAKVRDLERIRDTLDGLIAACRDHAPTDPCPILDALRHDDDPSA